One Palaemon carinicauda isolate YSFRI2023 chromosome 5, ASM3689809v2, whole genome shotgun sequence DNA window includes the following coding sequences:
- the LOC137641152 gene encoding uncharacterized protein has translation MTLDTRISQVEKKAMDDGLAFMRQPSPETLHQYQLSRDDLVAPQQWGVLSPFLFNILLHRLLSFLPNTDNTTITCCADDICIHSTSPDHLQRFLSSFYESASSCDLIISPGKSRIFSPRPARNLPEFTVGNNVVPLCTQYIYLGAPVQIAPSIPVRQRVHPIVQDLLARLQRRLTPLKWLTNYSAGVSIPVARTIYIAFIRSVIDYLSPALCQLSRSTLQPLEKFQNQAMRFILGCPASTRIVNMQHELRLPPLVERIYPSVTYFSIKCLYYLHLSPHYSNIIRTSLDLDAPRPQLRQGGCTLVSTVCSSIRRLNINIVAENVDHGLAPWQTPVPAISYTPVSKIDLPQIQQKRALEAIDRLSSSLNVAHHLYTDGSLQQDGSAGCAVFSPTLEPPPEGWTGHRLPKSSSSTYCELNGLLDVIISITRTRNNGLIISNNTVDHLAKAACQLDPPDADAPTPSLLCCRKMVRHAARSPTSTILRNFTRYLLVPHMLSTHDTSESHISDIVLVP, from the exons ggggagtacttagtccatttttatttaatattctccttCATCGCCTTCTCTCCTTTCTTCCTaatactgataacacaaccatcacttgctGCGCGGACGATATTTGCATTCACTCAACATCTCCGGATCACTTGcaacgcttcctttcttccttctatgaatcagcatcctcctgtgaCCTTATCATCTCCCCTGGAAAAAGCagaatcttctccccaaggccagccaggaatctaccagaatttacagtggggaacaatgttgtacctttatgcacacaatatatctatTTGGGAGCGCCAGTGCAAATTGCACCATCCATTCCAGTAagacagagagtacatcccattgttcaagatctgctggcccggttacagcgacgcctgactcctctcaaaTGGCTTACaaattattctgcaggagtatctatcccagttgccagaaccatatatattgctttcatccgctcagtgatagattatctttcccctgcactatgtcaactctccagatcaactctacagccgcttgaaaaattccagaaccaagcaatgagattcattctaggttgtccagcatccactagaattgtaaacatgcaacacgaactccgtctccctccactcgttgagagaatatacCCCAGTGTCACCTACTttagtatcaaatgcctgtattaccttcacctgtctcctcactattcaaacatcatcagaacttctctcgatctagatgcacctcgtccacaactacgccaggggggatgtacactagttagtactgtctgttcaagcattcggaGGCTTAacatcaacatcgtggcagagaacgtggatcatggccttgcaccctggcagactcctgtgccggcaatctcttacactccagtctctaagatTGACTTGCCTCAAATTCAACAAAAACGTGCATTGGAGGCCATTgacagactatcctcgtccctcaatgtagcccatcacctctacacagatggctccctacagcaggatggcagtgctggatgtgctgttttctcccccactttggaacccccgccagagggctggacaggccatcgcctcccaaagtcatcaagctccacgtattgtgaactaaATGGACTTCTagatgtaattatttcaatcacacggaccagaaacaacggcttgatcatct CTAACAACACtgttgaccatctcgcaaaggctgcctgtcaactggatcctccagatgctgatgctcccactccatctctcctgtgctgcagaaaaatggtgcgccaTGCTGCTCGCTCACCTACCTCCACTATCCTGAGAAACTTTACTCGTTACTTGTTAGTAccacacatgctttccacacacGATACATCAGAAAGCCACATATCAGACATCGTGTTGGTGCCATGA
- the LOC137641153 gene encoding uncharacterized protein: MDDGLAFMRQPSPETLHQYQLSRDDLVAPQQWGVLSPFLFNILLHRLLSFLPNTDNTTITCCADDICIHSTSPDHLQRFLSSFYESASSCDLIISPGKSRIFSPRPARNLPEFTVGNNVVPLCTQYIYLGAPVQIAPSIPARQRVHPIVQDLLARLQRRLTPLKWLTNYSAGVSIPVARTIYIAFIRSVIDYLSPALCQLSRSTLQPLEKFQNQAMRFILGCPASTRIVNMQHELRLPPLVERIYPNVTHFSIKCLYYPHLSPHYSNIIRTSLDLDAPRPQLRQGGCTLVSTVCSSIRRLNINIVAENVDHGLAPWQTPVPAISNTPVSKTDLPQLQQQRALETIDRLSSSLNVAHHLYTDGSLQQDGSAGCAVFSPTLEPPPEGWTGRRLPKLSSSTYCELHGLLDAIISITRTRNNGLIICDSQPALQALSSNKPAYQPLVTQIHRQLDMANMSSLVVHFLWIPSHVALLANNTIDHLAKATCQLDPPDADAPTPSLLCCRKMVRHSALSPTHHCSNAERATSVSIQHYDHFFPHQHNWGEWRSPVDRRLGGLDQWMA; the protein is encoded by the exons atggatgatggccttgcctttatgagacaaccaagtcctgagactctgcaccagtatcaactatcaagAGATGATTTAGTTGCTCCACAACAAT ggggagtacttagtccatttttatttaatattctccttCATCGCCTTCTCTCCTTTCTTCCTaatactgataacacaaccatcacttgctGCGCGGACGATATTTGCATTCACTCAACATCTCCGGATCACTTGcaacgcttcctttcttccttctatgaatcagcatcctcctgtgaCCTTATCATCTCCCCTGGAAAAAGCagaatcttctccccaaggccagcaaggaatctaccagaatttacagtggggaacaatgttgtacctttatgcacacaatatatctatTTGGGAGCGCCAGTGCAAATTGCACCATCCATTCCAGCAagacagagagtacatcccattgttcaagatctgctggcccggttacagcgacgcctgactcctctcaaaTGGCTTACaaattattctgcaggagtatctatcccagttgccagaaccatatatattgctttcatccgctcagtgatagattatctttcccctgcactatgtcaactctccagatcaactctacagccgcttgaaaaattccagaaccaagcaatgagattcattctaggttgtccagcatccactagaattgtaaacatgcaacacgaactccgtctccctccactcgttgagagaatatacCCCAATGTCACCCACTttagtatcaaatgcctgtattaccctcacctgtctcctcactattcaaacatcatcagaacttctctcgatctagatgcacctcgtccacaaTTACGCCAGGGGGGAtgtacactagttagtactgtctgttcaagcattcggaGGCTTAacatcaacatcgtggcagagaacgtggatcatggccttgcaccctggcagactcctgtgccgGCAATCTCtaacactccagtctctaagactgacttgcctcaacttcaacaacaacgtgcattggagaccatcgacagactatcctcgtccctcaatgtagcccatcacctctacacagacggctccctacagcaggatggcagtgctggatgtgctgttttctcccccactttggaaccccctccagagggctggacaggccgtcgcctcccaaagttatcaagctccacgtattgtgaactacatggacttctagatgcaaTTATTTCaatcacacggaccagaaacaacggcttgatTATCTGCGACtcccaaccagcactccaagccctttcatcaaataagccagcataccagcccctggttacacaaatacataggcaactagacatggccaacatgagctcactggtagtgcacttcctatggattccaTCTCACGTGGCTCTTCTAGCTAACAACACTattgaccatctcgcaaaggctacctgtcaactggatcctccagatgctgatgctcccactccatctctcctgtgctgcagaaaaatggtgcgccaTTCTGCTCTCTCACCTACCCATCATtgtagtaatgccgagagagccaccagtgtatcaatacagcattatgatcacttctttcctcaccaacacaa CTGGGGCGAGTGGCGTAGCCCTGTAGACCGGCGACTCGGTGGCTTGGACCAGTGGATGGCTTGA